A window of Streptomyces broussonetiae genomic DNA:
CCACGAGGCCGCAGGCCGCCGGGGCGCCGAGCGGGCCGAACGGCGGACGCAAGCCCGTACGGCTCACTGGGCGCACGTGGGCGCAACCGGGGCAGTCGCAGCCGCTCGCAGGGTCGAATTCCTCGAACACCGGAGCTGTCATGAGATCTGCCTCACATTCGGAGGTGATTTGTCCGCGAGTGTGCACGTTGGTCAGTTTCCCAACTGTCCACCGGACCGCCACTTTGACGGTCCGAATGATGTACACGGCCCTCCACGACCCCCGTCGGCCACTTGATGGTGGTCGGAGGCACCCCTCGAGGTCGGGTAGAGTTATCTCCGTCAGCAGGCGCCGCTAGCTCAGTTGGTTAGAGCAGCTGACTCTTAATCAGCGGGTCCGGGGTTCGAGTCCCTGGCGGCGCACGATGACGATGGCGATCCACGTCCGCAGCAAGCGCGGACCTGGGTCGCCATCTCTGTTCCCGCGCGGCTCCGCCGCGCGCAGTGGGGGCCCTAGCGGCCCACACCCCCTCGTCCGAAAAGCCCCTCGCTGATGCGGGGGGCTTTTCGCATGCCCCGATTGGCCGGATACCCTCTCGCCATGGCAGCCCGGGACCTCCAGGAGCGGATCAAGAAGCTGATCGTCGAGCGGCGGCTGCCCTCGGGTGCCCCACTGCCGACCGAGCCCGAGCTGATGGAGCATCTGGGAGCGAGCCGGAACTCGGTGCGCGAGGCCCTGAAGGCGCTCCAGGCGATGGGGATCGTCGAGATCCGGCACGGGTTCGGGACGTACGTCGGCTCGATGTCGTTCGCCCCGATGATCGAGGGCCTGGCCTTCCGCACCGTCGCCGGGCACTACCGGGGCGAGGACTCCCTGCTCCAGCTGCTGGAGCTGCGCGAGGCCGTGGAGACGGGGCTGGTGTCACGGCTGGCCGGGCGGCTGCCGGAGGCGGACCTCGTGGAACTGGCCGGGCTCGTGGACCGCATGGAACGGGAGGCCGCGCAGGGGACCGGCCTCGCCGAGACCGACCGCGCCTTCCACGC
This region includes:
- a CDS encoding FadR/GntR family transcriptional regulator, translating into MAARDLQERIKKLIVERRLPSGAPLPTEPELMEHLGASRNSVREALKALQAMGIVEIRHGFGTYVGSMSFAPMIEGLAFRTVAGHYRGEDSLLQLLELREAVETGLVSRLAGRLPEADLVELAGLVDRMEREAAQGTGLAETDRAFHATLYRGLDNVLLSEVLEAFWDAFHRVQRDLVDVPQDPRVTCRQHREILDAVRSGDSLRAEGAIRDHFGNIRVRLSTTGSPRPSGTTGAQRAPEPHTRHNERV